One stretch of Miscanthus floridulus cultivar M001 chromosome 18, ASM1932011v1, whole genome shotgun sequence DNA includes these proteins:
- the LOC136520607 gene encoding uncharacterized protein — translation MGAVASTVAARFAFFPPTPPSYGVEPPAASDSEVVELSGVPVSRGRGVEARRLPTKRGTEVVAMYVRQPGARLTLLYSHGNAADLGQMYELFVELSAHLNVNLMGYDYSGYGQSSGKPSEQNTYADIEAVYRCLIETYGASEENIILYGQSVGSGPTLDLAFRLPHLRAVVLHSPISSGLRVMYPVKHTYWFDIYKNIDKIPLVKCPVLVIHGTADEVVDCSHGRALWELSKVKYEPLWVKGGNHCNLELYPEYIKHLKKFVNAIERSPPVKDESPESSGPSDPSETGSESAESSRRSTNIWDKPRSSIDDRPSIDRREKPRGSIDRRDKGRKSVDQLDKPRASVDQTDRPRKSIDRFAGMMRSVKLCNIDCFTAASGS, via the exons ATGGGCGCGGTGGCGTCGACGGTGGCGGCGCGCTTCGCGTTCTTCCCGCCGACCCCGCCGTCGTACGGGGTGGAGCCGCCGGCGGCGTCGGACTCGGAGGTGGTGGAGCTCAGCGGGGTGCCCGTGTCGCGGGGCCGCGGCGTGGAGGCGCGGCGGCTGCCCACGAAGCGCGGCACCGAGGTGGTGGCCATGTACGTGCGCCAGCCCGGGGCGCGCCTCACGCTGCTCTACTCCCACGGCAACGCCGCCGACCTGGGGCAGATGTACGagctcttcgtcgagctcagCGCCCACCTCAACGTCAACCTCATGGG CTATGATTATTCTGGGTACGGACAATCATCTGGGAAG CCAAGTGAGCAAAACACGTATGCTGATATAGAAGCTGTTTATAGGTGTCTTATAGAAACATATGGAGCCTCTGAGGAAAACATCATTCTATATGGTCAATCAGTGGGGAGTGGCCCTACTTTGGATTTAGCATTCCGTTTGCCTCATTTACGAGCTGTTGTTCTACATAGCCCAATTTCATCTGGTTTAAGAGTAATGTATCCTGTAAAGCATACATATTGGTTTGACATATATAAG AACATTGACAAAATTCCTCTGGTCAAGTGTCCTGTACTAGTTATACAT GGTACAGCTGATGAGGTTGTTGACTGTTCTCATGGGAGGGCGCTATGGGAACTATCCAAAGTGAAATACGAGCCTCTGTGGGTCAAAGGAGGGAACCACTGTAATTTGGAACTGTACCCAGAATACATTAAGCACCTGAAAAAATTCGTCAATGCCATTGAGAGATCGCCACCAGTTAAAGATGAATCTCCAGAGAGTTCAGGTCCTTCAGATCCTAGTGAAACAGGATCCGAAAGTGCAGAGAGCTCACGGAGAAGCACCAATATCTGGGACAAACCAAGATCAAGCATTGATGATAGACCTAGCATTGATCGACGGGAGAAACCTAGGGGAAGTATAGACAGGAGAGATAAAGGCAGAAAGAGCGTTGATCAGCTCGACAAACCACGGGCTAGTGTGGATCAAACTGACAGGCCACGGAAGAGCATCGATCG CTTTGCGGGGATGATGAGGTCAGTCAAATTGTGCAATATTGACTGTTTCACTGCGGCTTCTGGGAGCTGA